The Chryseobacterium sp. 52 genome includes a region encoding these proteins:
- a CDS encoding chondroitinase family polysaccharide lyase: protein MGKLQDMRKPVIFSLMLLCFSYGNAQLNEVNNVKTKYLNWLTDNTVNSYSNSSVKGLYDRYIQFGNNAETNVVNNYNFAAPGAIWNMTNGTDNGAMVTLVNNHLFYLVMSYHLKGPLTNGQPSNPKYHSTALKELILKVFKYIKDKGINNTTDFNFSLNPSQETVNINNSGFGLRCFTYAACVILMKEELVQAGEFSHHMGVLANLTSFLDPDNPNFHFTNPGFNTDVVRALIETRLCYVLGQEDADPDKLANMRFLVDFTDNALLIGNGWADFIKPDFTTYHHRGAYANSYGGDALFSVSILNYILKGSAYELKPISQAHIKKALMSYQKFSADFEMPRGLAGRFPNSTTPLLDYRYAFALLYAADPVANADVGQFFKRIYTMPMSGFNRSLNVKNPVMAGQIAININNALTPDTPVTQGHFGFPYGGLSVHKYNGYQISVKGTSKHIWHYESSASENIFGRYTSAGAMEILSKGSPKTRLSNGLGVANAQGAITDDGWDWAHIPGVTAAAVPLNELAGASREFNGRNFLTHAFLDDNGIFAMDYKDVNSATGMSVLKTVFFFKDKALSLGSDLKDNGGTRPIHTTLFQTGLPETSTATVINGLQQTGLNVNFSQSSGGVWATDAVGNGFVVPSGSYTGSVVIKRSAQQSRNQYDTEDTQGNYTTAYIDHGTAPVSGRYRYGVLLQGGTAGTQDFADHFADYFEVIQQNSQAHVVKFVQDNIYNYVIFDAATVFQSDAVISVDKPSVVMTQTINAGNKLKVSLTNPNLGLLNDNEAYTFSQITGTASRLYRVPQISPVKLTLAGKWKLENPVNNITTLITGNKTEVTFNTINGNTIQTSLVPETFLSTQDTESGKAQAFFTIYPNPAKENVYIVLKKNTVENIKILDRAGNDMSSKMTVKEKQGSLELNLRSVEKGVYIVCIDGQCKKIIKE from the coding sequence ATGGGAAAACTACAAGACATGCGGAAACCTGTTATATTCTCTCTGATGTTGCTTTGCTTTTCTTATGGTAATGCGCAGCTTAATGAAGTAAATAATGTAAAAACCAAATATCTCAACTGGCTCACAGATAATACCGTAAATTCCTATTCCAATTCAAGTGTAAAAGGCTTGTACGACAGGTATATCCAGTTTGGAAATAACGCTGAGACCAATGTGGTCAACAATTACAATTTTGCTGCTCCCGGAGCCATCTGGAATATGACCAATGGAACGGATAACGGGGCGATGGTAACGCTGGTCAACAATCATTTATTCTATCTTGTGATGTCCTACCATTTAAAAGGACCTTTAACCAACGGGCAGCCTTCCAATCCAAAATACCACAGCACTGCGTTGAAGGAATTAATTCTGAAGGTTTTCAAATACATCAAAGACAAAGGAATAAACAATACAACTGATTTTAATTTTAGCTTAAATCCTTCGCAGGAAACGGTTAATATCAATAACTCTGGTTTCGGATTGCGATGTTTCACCTATGCAGCATGCGTTATTTTAATGAAAGAAGAATTGGTACAGGCTGGAGAATTTTCTCATCATATGGGCGTTTTGGCCAATCTTACCTCTTTTTTAGATCCTGATAATCCTAATTTTCATTTTACAAATCCCGGATTTAATACGGATGTTGTCAGAGCTTTGATAGAAACCCGTTTATGTTACGTTTTAGGACAGGAAGATGCAGATCCCGATAAATTGGCCAACATGAGATTTCTTGTCGATTTTACCGATAATGCCCTTTTGATTGGAAACGGATGGGCAGATTTTATAAAACCTGACTTTACCACTTATCATCACAGAGGAGCTTATGCTAACAGCTATGGAGGAGACGCCCTTTTTTCCGTATCTATATTGAATTATATTCTGAAAGGCTCTGCATATGAACTTAAGCCAATTTCTCAGGCTCATATAAAAAAAGCATTAATGTCCTACCAGAAATTCAGTGCAGATTTTGAAATGCCACGCGGATTGGCAGGCCGTTTTCCCAATTCTACAACACCTCTTTTGGATTACAGATATGCCTTTGCCTTACTGTATGCCGCAGATCCTGTAGCAAACGCTGATGTAGGGCAGTTTTTTAAAAGAATCTATACAATGCCCATGTCAGGATTTAACAGGTCTCTAAATGTTAAAAATCCGGTCATGGCAGGACAGATTGCTATTAATATCAATAATGCACTCACTCCTGATACTCCGGTTACGCAAGGGCATTTTGGGTTTCCTTACGGTGGATTGAGCGTACATAAATACAACGGATATCAGATTTCAGTAAAAGGAACAAGTAAACATATCTGGCATTATGAAAGCAGTGCTTCAGAAAATATTTTCGGGAGATATACTTCTGCCGGGGCTATGGAAATCTTATCAAAAGGTTCTCCGAAAACACGCCTTTCCAATGGTTTGGGAGTGGCCAATGCACAGGGAGCAATTACAGATGACGGGTGGGACTGGGCGCATATACCTGGAGTTACTGCTGCAGCTGTTCCCCTGAATGAACTGGCGGGAGCGAGCAGAGAATTTAACGGCAGAAATTTTCTTACCCATGCTTTTCTGGATGACAACGGTATTTTTGCCATGGATTATAAAGATGTGAACTCTGCCACAGGAATGTCTGTTTTGAAAACAGTATTTTTCTTTAAAGATAAAGCATTAAGCCTAGGTTCTGATCTTAAAGATAATGGAGGAACCCGTCCGATACACACAACTCTTTTCCAGACCGGATTACCTGAAACTTCTACTGCTACGGTTATCAATGGGCTGCAACAAACAGGTTTAAACGTGAATTTTTCACAAAGCTCAGGTGGTGTATGGGCTACAGATGCAGTAGGTAATGGATTTGTTGTCCCTTCCGGATCTTATACAGGGTCAGTAGTGATTAAAAGAAGTGCCCAGCAATCACGCAATCAGTATGATACGGAAGATACACAAGGAAACTACACAACCGCATATATAGATCACGGTACTGCCCCTGTTTCAGGAAGATACCGCTATGGAGTCCTGCTTCAGGGCGGAACTGCCGGAACACAGGATTTCGCAGATCATTTTGCAGATTACTTTGAAGTTATTCAGCAGAACAGTCAGGCGCATGTCGTTAAATTTGTGCAGGATAATATCTATAACTATGTAATCTTTGATGCGGCAACTGTTTTCCAGTCTGATGCCGTAATCTCTGTGGATAAACCGTCTGTGGTGATGACACAAACCATCAATGCCGGAAACAAGCTTAAAGTAAGTCTTACCAATCCTAATCTGGGTCTCTTGAATGATAATGAGGCGTATACCTTTTCACAGATAACGGGAACCGCCTCCCGTTTATACCGTGTACCGCAAATAAGTCCTGTAAAACTGACTCTGGCAGGAAAGTGGAAGCTGGAAAACCCTGTGAATAATATTACAACGTTAATAACAGGAAATAAAACGGAAGTTACTTTTAATACCATCAATGGAAATACTATTCAGACCAGTCTGGTTCCGGAAACATTTTTGAGTACTCAGGATACAGAATCCGGGAAAGCTCAGGCATTTTTTACGATTTATCCAAACCCCGCTAAAGAAAATGTATATATTGTCTTAAAGAAGAACACCGTTGAAAATATTAAAATACTGGATAGAGCAGGCAATGATATGAGTTCGAAAATGACTGTCAAAGAAAAGCAAGGTTCTTTAGAGCTCAATTTGAGGAGTGTTGAAAAAGGCGTTTACATAGTATGCATTGACGGGCAGTGTAAGAAAATAATCAAGGAGTAG
- a CDS encoding DUF6624 domain-containing protein: MNQVFSKELIRLAEKDLSVRRRLASKGQLLGGYHPEMEFIHRQNAERLREIIKEIGFPTISKVGEEASDAAWLIIQHSIGEPELMKTCYKMMIENSSDINPSNRAYLHDRIQVFQSQPQRYGTQLTAKGVPYPVEDKRSLNEERLKVNLLPFSQDEINKIPDVESIPEIDGKDSSYTVWRIKTGWISGF; encoded by the coding sequence ATGAACCAAGTGTTTTCAAAAGAATTAATCAGACTGGCTGAAAAAGATCTATCAGTAAGAAGAAGATTGGCTTCTAAGGGACAGCTTTTGGGAGGTTATCATCCTGAAATGGAGTTCATTCACAGACAGAATGCAGAACGGCTTCGGGAAATTATCAAGGAGATAGGGTTTCCAACGATTTCAAAAGTGGGAGAGGAGGCCAGTGATGCTGCATGGCTGATTATTCAGCACTCCATTGGTGAACCTGAATTGATGAAAACATGTTATAAGATGATGATTGAAAACAGCAGTGATATCAATCCGTCTAATAGGGCTTATCTTCATGACAGGATTCAGGTTTTTCAGAGCCAGCCTCAACGGTATGGTACACAGTTGACAGCGAAAGGGGTGCCTTATCCCGTAGAAGATAAAAGGAGTCTGAATGAAGAACGGTTAAAAGTCAATTTACTGCCTTTTTCGCAGGACGAGATCAATAAAATTCCAGATGTGGAAAGTATTCCGGAAATCGATGGAAAGGATTCCTCTTATACTGTCTGGAGAATAAAAACGGGCTGGATATCGGGATTCTGA
- a CDS encoding DoxX family protein, which yields MILKIINSILILAAVFMGIKQGTAMVTGKPDMVAMFGKWGFDKTGLMINGAITLIAAVLILFPKTFVWGNFLMAAGILLIICFHLQDRDFKGVMIEIPFLLLNLLIIYLKHPLKS from the coding sequence ATGATTTTAAAAATTATCAATTCTATACTTATTCTTGCAGCTGTTTTCATGGGAATAAAGCAAGGAACAGCAATGGTTACAGGGAAACCAGATATGGTAGCAATGTTTGGAAAATGGGGCTTTGATAAGACCGGACTGATGATTAATGGAGCCATCACCCTAATTGCTGCTGTACTGATTCTGTTTCCCAAAACATTTGTCTGGGGAAATTTTCTGATGGCCGCAGGAATTCTGTTGATCATATGTTTTCATCTGCAGGACAGAGATTTTAAAGGAGTAATGATCGAAATTCCATTTCTTCTTCTCAATCTTCTTATTATTTACCTCAAGCATCCTTTAAAAAGCTGA
- a CDS encoding recombinase family protein, translated as MKSAYLYVRVSTDEQMKKGYSLPEQEDRLLKYCEQNQIFVRGIFREDFSAKDFNRPEWKKLIKTLKSNRKRPVENILFTKWDRVSRNIEYAYQMLGILRCLNTKPFAIDQPIDFDIPESIVMLAVYLSIPEAENNRRGRNASDGMRRARKMGRWPGRAPMGYINLSTQEGRKIMKPKQPQADLIKWAFEQFAKGTYSINQVRIMTIQKGLQCSKNNFWKILHNPIYCGKIIVKATKDENIQYVKGIHRPIISESLYRKVQFLLKRKRKQRESKLHTKYLFPLRGFINCPFCGQRLTGSTSQGKLKKYSYYHCNTSKCKGRFRVDFLEKSYERLLQKITLLPNIHELFNLILEDENIFTARRQALNEKYELLLEVAHNKELLAKARRYLLAGKIDFDDFREMKKEHNEITYNLNERLH; from the coding sequence ATGAAATCAGCGTATCTATATGTCAGAGTAAGTACTGATGAACAAATGAAAAAAGGCTATTCTCTTCCTGAGCAGGAAGACAGATTATTGAAATATTGTGAACAGAACCAAATTTTTGTTAGAGGAATCTTCAGAGAAGACTTTTCAGCAAAGGACTTTAATCGACCGGAATGGAAAAAACTTATTAAAACATTAAAAAGCAATAGAAAAAGGCCTGTAGAAAATATACTTTTCACAAAATGGGATCGCGTTAGCCGAAATATTGAATATGCTTATCAAATGCTCGGAATCCTAAGATGCCTAAATACAAAACCATTTGCCATTGACCAACCAATCGATTTTGATATCCCTGAAAGTATAGTGATGCTTGCTGTATATCTTTCAATACCTGAGGCTGAAAACAATAGAAGGGGAAGAAATGCTTCTGATGGAATGCGTAGAGCTAGAAAAATGGGAAGATGGCCTGGAAGAGCTCCAATGGGATATATTAATCTGTCTACGCAAGAAGGCCGGAAAATAATGAAACCGAAACAACCACAAGCGGATTTAATCAAATGGGCTTTTGAGCAGTTTGCAAAAGGTACTTATTCGATTAATCAAGTAAGAATAATGACTATTCAAAAAGGTCTACAATGCAGCAAAAACAATTTTTGGAAAATACTACATAATCCCATTTACTGTGGAAAAATTATTGTTAAAGCAACTAAAGATGAAAATATTCAATACGTAAAAGGAATTCATAGGCCTATTATATCTGAGAGCCTTTATCGCAAGGTTCAATTTTTACTCAAAAGGAAACGTAAACAGAGAGAATCAAAACTTCATACAAAATATCTCTTCCCACTTAGAGGATTCATAAATTGTCCTTTTTGCGGACAAAGATTGACAGGCAGTACCTCTCAGGGAAAACTTAAAAAATATAGCTACTACCATTGTAATACTTCTAAATGCAAAGGTAGGTTTAGGGTAGATTTTCTGGAAAAATCATACGAACGTCTTTTACAAAAAATTACCCTCCTTCCCAATATACATGAACTTTTCAATCTGATTCTCGAAGATGAAAATATATTCACAGCAAGAAGACAAGCATTAAATGAAAAATATGAACTTCTTCTGGAAGTTGCTCATAATAAGGAACTCTTAGCAAAAGCAAGAAGATACCTACTGGCTGGAAAAATAGACTTCGACGATTTCAGAGAAATGAAAAAAGAGCATAATGAAATTACTTATAATTTAAACGAGAGATTACATTAA
- a CDS encoding GTPase-associated system all-helical protein GASH, producing MLQKYLNANLLNVTDDDDHKKLLKSSEELTKKLLKSKAKVALFTLIAIDPDIDPEDPTVLEVKTLIIKHWTTFSTNAKDTPLVFIRAVIFESLSNLLDKDGFTETIWYASRNIIKYRKLIGKEKEIIFEFLTNIGKSINQKGIQSWAIEPTNNSAQQLELKTVEKYLLREETLTKYLEDAAGPQGKSGAANFDSPNPYWSSQQTHWSYEFAPRASKGIKFNVDASLKAIANTVNENNEVIQKAINSNSLTGSEDEKQRILALRSQLLWWKEAGYSDSTDKAYDEINSRTMGLVLACDYAEIIPTIYPKSVDYFLTHTYKNILKNKSGEVNLKEFFDNIKNSEDQLNNVIPDTDLIDELPNLLNFVFKLLRNQIDISQVMELTGIPEDTEVKEDELVVWLFHDFLLLKVLRQN from the coding sequence ATGCTGCAAAAGTACTTGAATGCAAACCTTCTGAATGTCACCGATGATGACGATCATAAAAAATTATTGAAATCCTCGGAAGAATTAACTAAAAAATTATTAAAAAGTAAGGCAAAGGTCGCACTTTTTACTTTAATCGCTATAGATCCTGACATAGATCCTGAAGATCCAACTGTTTTGGAAGTAAAGACTCTAATTATAAAACATTGGACAACATTTTCCACAAATGCAAAAGATACTCCTCTTGTATTTATTAGAGCGGTAATTTTTGAATCTTTAAGTAATTTACTCGATAAAGATGGATTTACGGAAACTATATGGTATGCAAGTAGAAATATAATAAAATACCGTAAATTAATAGGAAAAGAAAAAGAAATCATTTTCGAATTTTTAACTAATATTGGAAAGTCTATTAATCAAAAAGGTATTCAATCATGGGCTATTGAACCAACTAATAACTCAGCCCAACAGTTAGAATTAAAAACTGTTGAAAAGTATTTGTTAAGGGAAGAAACTCTAACAAAATATTTAGAGGATGCAGCTGGACCTCAGGGAAAATCAGGAGCAGCAAATTTTGACTCTCCCAACCCTTATTGGAGCAGTCAACAAACACATTGGTCTTATGAATTTGCTCCAAGAGCATCTAAAGGAATTAAATTTAATGTTGATGCCTCATTAAAAGCAATTGCAAATACAGTTAATGAAAATAATGAAGTCATTCAAAAAGCAATAAATAGTAATTCATTAACAGGGTCTGAAGATGAAAAGCAAAGAATTCTGGCTTTAAGATCTCAATTGCTATGGTGGAAAGAAGCTGGCTATTCAGATTCTACAGATAAAGCGTATGATGAAATAAATTCGAGAACTATGGGTTTAGTCTTAGCTTGTGATTACGCCGAAATTATTCCTACCATTTATCCTAAAAGTGTTGACTATTTTCTAACGCATACTTACAAGAATATATTGAAAAATAAAAGTGGAGAAGTAAATCTAAAAGAATTTTTTGATAATATAAAAAATTCAGAAGATCAATTAAATAATGTAATTCCTGATACTGATTTAATTGATGAGTTACCAAATTTACTAAATTTTGTATTTAAGCTGTTAAGAAATCAGATTGATATTTCCCAAGTTATGGAATTGACAGGTATTCCTGAAGATACTGAGGTAAAAGAAGACGAATTAGTTGTGTGGTTATTTCACGATTTTTTATTATTAAAAGTTTTAAGACAAAATTAA
- a CDS encoding TRAFAC clade GTPase domain-containing protein: protein MELKCSNPDCIPESNCHEGKETLEQCEYWKKANHTEEKKANVVKQKGKNSTLSWTGNALSILDLSKITYRSTPLIIGVVGKADAGKTTFLAMLYTLMLKGGGITRFKFCGTKTIHAWDSLYQTLLIGKEGVKFPDPTPAEYIRFLHLALRNEQGKLKDIFISDVAGEVFSAWSKNRNDTNAENARWIYENSNAFILFIDCKDLIERKAQGKNDVLDLAQMLNHDLHDRPVIAVWSKSDIKQDIHSKIVTDIKEELAEKYKNFFEIEISNFSVDDPDILVHKNNLSVIDWILSKVYVSTGTVLDNAVEIESNDYFLKFKKD from the coding sequence ATGGAATTAAAATGTTCCAATCCTGATTGTATTCCTGAATCTAATTGCCACGAAGGAAAAGAGACTTTAGAGCAATGTGAATATTGGAAAAAAGCAAATCACACAGAAGAAAAAAAAGCAAATGTTGTTAAACAAAAAGGTAAAAATTCAACTTTATCGTGGACAGGAAATGCACTAAGTATTTTAGATTTGTCTAAAATAACTTATCGATCTACTCCTTTAATTATTGGAGTTGTTGGAAAAGCCGATGCTGGAAAAACGACTTTTTTAGCAATGTTGTATACATTAATGTTAAAAGGCGGAGGTATTACTAGATTTAAGTTTTGTGGTACTAAAACTATACATGCTTGGGATAGTCTCTATCAGACATTGCTTATCGGTAAGGAAGGTGTGAAATTTCCTGATCCAACTCCTGCAGAGTACATTAGGTTCTTACATTTGGCTTTAAGAAATGAGCAAGGAAAATTAAAAGATATTTTTATTTCGGACGTTGCTGGTGAGGTATTTTCAGCCTGGTCCAAGAATAGAAATGATACCAACGCCGAAAATGCACGCTGGATATATGAAAACTCCAACGCTTTTATTTTATTTATAGATTGTAAAGACTTAATTGAAAGAAAGGCACAGGGGAAGAACGACGTTTTAGACTTAGCACAGATGCTGAATCATGATCTTCATGATAGACCTGTAATTGCAGTGTGGTCAAAAAGTGATATAAAACAGGATATCCACTCAAAAATAGTTACAGATATTAAAGAAGAACTCGCTGAAAAATATAAGAACTTCTTTGAAATTGAAATTAGTAATTTTTCAGTTGATGATCCTGACATCTTGGTGCACAAGAATAATCTATCAGTTATTGATTGGATATTATCCAAAGTATATGTTAGTACGGGCACTGTTTTAGATAACGCAGTAGAGATAGAATCTAATGATTATTTTTTAAAATTTAAAAAAGATTAA